A single genomic interval of Armigeres subalbatus isolate Guangzhou_Male chromosome 1, GZ_Asu_2, whole genome shotgun sequence harbors:
- the LOC134205817 gene encoding uncharacterized protein LOC134205817 isoform X3, translating into MSEHPKRQQQQGKFVLSQQNQSLLNHNHNNNHHQKQQQLAGRPLLSKQNSPIRRPLASNANFWPNNNSSINNNNNVHTTTPTGALSTGPYGFFGAPVGGGSPGRDSLLNDENLKSNVQIVLDNINRNYHALREQILSKSNINHSNIINNNNNNSNNNGSTNPHLVLLQRLQSVSQQLKRTSGVGQQLYQGSGYGKMAATSPDSDTNCNPYMPPLSCSIASSQDFSHDYSDYQWFMDYGSYRDGITHQSILSALSASYNGIGELSYYEDLAKNIDANLAEVDMENFRTEDIHSLLTTLPTLCSESAELRRNRNNNRGDLILDTWADATGIGGGTVGGMTTVADLENSICKSKLLFSPVKESHISVDSLDMDGYPDEDDIILTCQANKNNYTIAFEQSALYSDESFYDGPENYAKYKHFNVMNNLDHIIRRKSQETAMSVSEVGYTTWSKLRKNGPAQRLPIVATNPLINHISRHAPTCFVRKSLSMPDLKSDEADMVDHADEVDHVAEVSDQQQEQQQHHRHQLNVSQAANSAATSGESFGKQMRTLLPMYPVPTDSGSDNSVPLKDSNLDNNDDQNQHQPSFNLVKLFIKQKSSSTDTCMDVSSGCWPSDSTNSASGGENNNNSNTNLVVASSKDRCRKKSMNDSGKCSNLGRHDEEEFQFDSLDAQINNNNNNDDGTAPSAATNGDERLERTRLNDFNSPVHKRNYKAYNLNIANKNLPAVNPVVYNLMNNNSNGGASNASSGSNPSSNSINNNNNNNNSFKDTNSDASRTSENLTQIFNNNGNNDSGGNNNGAKRKVPIEMITKSMQTSFIGTKEKVRVVPPSFLERLNKLGDKQKAPVFVVYPNYVLPDLGFLKSQNDVVISPLSFKENFAQRTHLRKTRPVSMNDIENIKAKEYKHVLDWKSLITLLPQEYRKLLRNVPEANACSAAEDNAPQKPLFCMTPPLRRGRGVTCDCINILNTQTYNSSSSGGSSSQPPSSGYRGSSTILTDSEMDLLGPSGSGNLSNNLYVYQYDSPAEVTSAERPPSGRVAPKGILRRTTVQRAPAKGKRNSMFEENHKAGQNLEKRRSLQEPCYNFSEENLIIEDSINELADSGLRKVNNSPNMSQHQARLPNTPKLPSADDYHRLNKLNEMNDLELNKAVSSKLNRAQHQQSMEDDLEARMRAEHFLSNVPKSELKHYAEFAHFLEATTTEGIVIGQNEEVYDRQRLRHEVSRALAQRKNVSFNQPQAGPINTTPVRQQAQLLRPTEIKFSTPPNSPNMSVTMAQKPPQKPTPSAVQSPSSTEREKQDKIQSNRFKRLQIQWELLSKEGQQLKQELQQPRSGGNTPTGATMKSRIPRPVSYPTTRANSDPMVSKTLRSPSRIVPPKRYNAGSLGTVAMIGGHQQATTPPTPAPRTPNKLLHTTPKKAATVGTPRPATRTRIPVGSGQTQGKSVPSSNAAAAASKVTPKKAINHQQSTAAASPKATIRKPVSGGVAGKSKK; encoded by the exons ATGTCAGAGCACCCAAAACGCCAACAGCAGCAGGGGAAGTTTGTGTTGTCGCAGCAGAATCAGTCCCTCCTGAATCATAATCATAACAACAATCATCACCAGAAGCAGCAGCAGCTCGCTGGTCGTCCGCTCCTCAGCAAACAGAACTCACCCATCCGTCGTCCATTGGCTTCCAACGCAAACTTCTGGCCGAACAATAACAGTTCTATTAATAATAACAACAATGTTCACACAACTACACCGACCGGAGCGTTGTCAACTGGACCGTATGGCTTCTTCGGGGCGCCCGTGGGCGGTGGAAGTCCGGGCCGTGATAGTCTGTTGAACGACGAAAATCTCAAATCCAACGTACAGATTGTGCTGGACAATATCAATCGGAATTATCATGCCCTGCGGGAGCAAATATTGAGCAAGAGCAACATTAATCATAGTAATAtcatcaataataataataataacagcaACAATAACGGTAGCACTAACCCTCACCTAGTGCTACTGCAAAGATTGCAGAGCGTTAGTCAGCAGCTGAAGCGGACTTCGGGCGTTGGACAGCAGCTGTACCAGGGAAGCGGTTACGGCAAGATGGCAGCCACCAGTCCCGACTCGGACACCAACTGCAATCCGTACATGCCACCGTTGAGCTGCTCGATAGCGTCGTCGCAGGATTTCAGTCATGACTACTCGGACTATCAGTGGTTCATGGATTACGG AAGCTACCGCGATGGCATCACACACCAGAGCATCCTGTCGGCTCTGTCGGCCTCGTACAACGGCATCGGAGAGTTGTCCTACTACGAGGATCTGGCCAAGAACATCGACGCCAATCTGGCCGAGGTGGATATGGAGAACTTCCGCACCGAGGACATCCATTCGCTGCTCACGACGCTACCGACACTGTGCAGTGAAAGTGCCGAACTGCGACGCAATCGGAACAACAACCGGGGCGATCTGATCCTGGACACGTGGGCCGATGCAACGGGAATCGGAGGGGGCACGGTAGGCGGAATGACAACGGTGGCCGATTTGGAGAACTCGATCTGCAAATCGAAGCTGCTGTTTTCGCCGGTGAAGGAATCGCACATCAGTGTCGATTCGTTGGATATGGATGGGTATCCGGATGAGGATGATATTATACTGACGTGCCAGGCGAATAAGAATAACTATACCATCGCGTTCGAGCAGAGCGCGCTGTATTCGGATGAAAGTTTCTATG ATGGCCCagaaaattatgccaaatataAACATTTCAATGTGATGAACAACTTGGACCACATTATCAGAAGAAAGTCCCAGGAAACGGCTATGTCCGTTTCAGAAGTGGGTTATACGACTTGGAGTAAGCTCAGGAAAAATGGACCGGCTCAAAG ACTTCCAATTGTGGCGACAAATCCGCTGATCAATCATATTTCGCGGCATGCACCGACCTGCTTCGTGCGGAAGAGCCTGAGTATGCCGGATTTGAAGAGTGATGAAGCGGATATGGTTGACCATGCAGATGAGGTGGATCACGTTGCCGAAGTAAGCGATCAACAACaggagcagcagcagcaccacaGGCATCAGTTGAATGTATCGCAAGCGGCCAACTCCGCTGCAACTTCCGGCGAGTCGTTTGGAAAACAGATGCGAACACTACTACCAATGTATCCGGTGCCGACGGACTCCGGTAGTGACAATTCGGTTCCGCTGAAGGATTCCAATTTGGA CAACAATGACGATCAAAACCAGCATCAACCGTCGTTCAATCTGGTGAAGCTATTCATCAAACAAAAGAGCAGTTCGACGGACACCTGTATGGATGTTTCGTCCGGATGTTGGCCCAGCGATTCCACCAATAGTGCTTCCGGTGGCGAAAACAATAACAACAGCAACACCAATTTGGTCGTGGCCAGCTCCAAAGATCGTTGTCGGAAGAAAAGCATGAACGATTCGGGCAAATGTTCGAACCTGGGAAGGCACGACGAAGAGGAGTTTCAGTTTGATAGTCTGGATGCACaaatcaataacaacaacaacaatgatGATGGGACAGCGCCGTCCGCTGCCACCAACGGAGACGAGAGACTGGAACGGACGAGGCTGAATGATTTTAACTCCCCGGTACACAAGCGGAATTACAAGGCGTACAATCTGAACATCGCCAACAAGAACCTACCGGCCGTGAATCCAGTGGTGTATAATCTGATGAACAATAATAGCAACGGCGGAGCGAGTAACGCAAGCAGCGGAAGCAATCCGAGCAGCAACAGtattaacaataataataacaataacaatagCTTTAAGGACACCAACTCGGATGCTAGTCGTACGTCGGAGAATCTGACGCAAATCTTCAACAACAATGGCAACAATGACAGCGGCGGTAACAACAATGGCGCCAAACGGAAGGTGCCGATCGAGATGATCACCAAATCGATGCAGACGTCGTTCATCGGAACCAAGGAGAAG GTTCGTGTGGTTCCACCATCGTTCCTCGAGCGGCTTAACAAACTCGGCGACAAACAGAAGGCTCCGGTCTTTGTCGTATATCCCAACTACGTTTTGCCGGACCTGGGCTTCCTAAAGTCGCAGAACGATGTGGTCATCTCGCCGCTCTCGTTCAAGGAGAACTTTGCCCAGCGGACACACCTGCGCAAAACGCGACCCGTTTCGATGAACGACATCGAGAATATTAAAGCCAAGGAGTACAAACACGTGCTGGACTGGAAGTCGTTGATCACGCTGCTACCGCAGGAGTACCGAAAGTTGCTGCGAAATGTTCCGGAGGCAAATGCTTGCAGCGCGGCGGAGGACAACGCACCGCAGAAGCCGCTGTTTTGTATGACACCGCCCTTGAGGCGAGGTCGGGGAGTTACCTGCGATTGCATAAacatcctcaacacacagaccTATAATAGCTCCAGttccggaggaagttctagTCAGCCGCCTAGCTCGGGTTACCGTGGTTCCTCCACGATTTTGACGGATTCCGAAATGGATCTGTTGGGACCGAGCGGAAGCGGCAACCTTAGTAATAATTTGTACGTTTATCAGTACGACAGCCCAGCGGAAGTGACATCCGCGGAAAGGCCTCCTTCGGGACGGGTTGCGCCGAAAGGAATCCTCAGGAGAACTACAGTCCAAAGGGCACCAGCcaaaggtaaaagaaatagCATGTTTGAGGAGAACCATAAAGCTGGCCAGAACCTCGAAAAGCGTCGGTCCCTTCAGGAGCCGTGCTACAATTTCTCCGAGGAGAACCTTATCATAGAGGATTCGATCAACGAACTCGCAGACAGTGGCCTCCGTAAGGTGAACAACTCCCCAAACATGTCCCAGCACCAAGCTCGTCTTCCCAACACACCAAAACTACCCTCGGCCGACGATTACCATCGGTTAAATAAGTTGAACGAAATGAATGATCTCGAACTGAACAAAGCTGTTAGCAGCAAACTGAACCGTGCTCAACACCAGCAGAGCATGGAAGATGATCTGGAAGCTCGCATGCGTGCCGAACACTTCCTTTCCAATGTCCCGAAGTCAGAACTGAAGCACTATGCAGAGTTTGCTCATTTCCTGGAAGCAACTACTACAGAAGGAATCGTCATTGGCCAGAACGAAGAGGTGTACGATCGTCAACGACTGAGGCACGAAGTAAGTCGTGCCTTAGCTCAACGCAAAAACGTTTCCTTCAATCAACCCCAGGCAGGCCCTATCAACACCACTCCGGTACGGCAGCAAGCTCAGCTATTGCGACCAACAGAGATCAAGTTTTCAACTCCTCCAAACTCGCCAAACATGTCCGTCACGATGGCTCAAAAACCACCGCAAAAGCCTACTCCCTCGGCGGTGCAGTCGCCATCCAGTACCGAACGCGAGAAGCAGGATAAGATTCAATCGAACCGCTTCAAGCGACTGCAGATCCAATGGGAACTGCTGAGCAAGGAAGGCCAACAGTTGAAGCAAGAACTGCAGCAACCGCGTAGCGGTGGCAACACTCCAACCGGGGCCACGATGAAGTCCCGCATTCCACGACCTGTCAGTTACCCGACCACACG GGCAAACTCGGATCCAATGGTGAGCAAAACGTTGAGGTCACCGAGCCGGATTGTGCCACCCAAGCGGTACAATGCCGGCTCGCTGGGAACGGTAGCAATGATTGGTGGTCATCAGCAGGCGACCACTCCTCCTACTCCGGCACCCCGGACACCGAACAAGCTATTGCATACGACTCCAAAGAAGGCCGCCACCGTCGGCACACCAAG GCCAGCAACACGCACACG GATACCGGTAGGTTCTGGTCAAACCCAAGGCAAATCTGTCCCCTCGTCGAATGCTGCAGCAGCAGCATCGAAGGTAACGCCGAAGAAAGCCATCAACCACCAACAAAGCACTGCTGCTGCGAGTCCGAAGGCAACTATTCGGAAACCGGTCAGTGGTGGAGTAGCCGGGAAGTCTAAAAAATGA